From Paenibacillus sp. PL2-23:
AGCTCAGGAAGCTTAGAACGGCTCCTCCGGCCAGCACGAAGAAAAATTGCTGCGGCGTCACGAAGGTCAGGATGGTCAAGTAAGTAAGCGCCCCGACGTTGCCGTAAGCTCCGGCCATACCCGCAATTTGTCCCGTAACGCGTTTTTTGATCATCGGTATGATCGCAAATGTCGAGCCTTCAGCTCCCTGTACGAACATGGAGGTTAAGATCGTAAGGGCGACTGCAGCGACGAGCGGGAAGCTCTCCGTCATGAGTCCCATGCTCAGGAAGCCCAGAACGATGCCGCCCATATAGACCAACATGACCTGTTTGCGGCTTTTCAGGCGATCCGACAAGTATCCTCCCAGCGGCCTGGCGAACAGATTGACGAATGCGAATGTCGATGCGATCAGGCCCGCTGCTGTCGGCGATAACGAGAACGTTGTTTGGAAGAACATCGGAAGCATGGAGACAACCGCCAGCTCCGCTCCGAAGTTTGCGAAGTAAGTCGTGTTGAGGGCAGCTACATTTTTGAACTTATAACGATCGTCTTCCGGCACGCCTTTCTTCAGGATCGGTACGTTGACTTGCAGAATGCGAATCACTTGATAGACAAGCACCAGACCCAGAACAATATACACGATCGTTGAGAAAGAAGCAGACAAGAGGTCAAATTTGTCGATTCGCCATGTGAGCAGCGCCAATACGCTAACTAGCGGTATCGTCCATAGGATCAGCTGCACCAGATCGCCCCAGCTGCTGACTTCCAGCGCGGACGATTTCTTTGGTTTGAAATAAGCCTTGTTCTCCGGCGTATCTTTGACAAGCGCGTAGTAGATAAAGCCGTATATCAAACAGATCAGTCCGGTCGTTGCGATCGCATATCTCCAGCCGTTATCTCCACCGATCAGCGTCAGAGCCACCCATGGCAATGTCATGGCCGCAAACGCGGAGCCGAAGTTGCCCCAGCCTGCATAGAAGCCTTCAGCGAATCCGATCGATTTTGGCGGGAACCACTCGGATACCATGCGGATCCCGATAACGAATCCTGCGCCGATCGAGCTTAGCAGCAAGCGGGAGATCGCAAGCTGCGCCCATCCGTCACCAAAAGCGAATACGAAGGTCGGTATGGACATGGTGACTAATAAAATACTGAACACTTTCCTTGGTCCAAATCGGTCAAGCAAGCTGCCGATAATAATGCGCGCCGGCACCGTAAGCGCTACGTTCAGCAATCCCAGAACGGCGATATGCTCCTTGGTCAACCAGCCCATGTCGCTTATCATCGTTGTTGCCAGCGGAGCCATGTTGAACCAGGTCACGAAGGTAATGAAGAAGGCAATCATGGTTAGGTGCAGCACTTTAATGCTTTCGTTTTTCACTTTGAACAAATCTACAACCTTCATAGACAATCCCTCCTGAACATTTTTTTGCGCGAAAAGGCCCTGTACAAGCAAGAGAAGCGCAACATCGCCAAAATGCGTTGCCTCATCTTGCTTACACAGGGCCACATTGCCCTCAGAGACCAGAACATCGTTGTGCCGGTTTCTAATTTCAAACAAATGATGTTAATTTATCTTACACTTGATGCTTATGCCCTCCCTATTCTCCAATGAATCAAGGGCTTTTACTCTATAATAAGTGCTTTTTGCGGGACGTCAAGAGGTTTGTGTTAGGTTTTTGGGATTTAATTAAAGAAAGCGCATTGTTATGTGAGGTTTTATTACACTTATCCGCGATCGCTGTCCGCCGCTTTTATTGCGGTTTGGCCCATTAGCCCGTAGAAGAACAGATGCAGCAGCTGGTCGACCGCTGCTTCCTGTTCGGCTTGGCTGCCGGAAGTGGAAATATGGCGCAATTCGCTCATATACATGCGGAAATATCGCAGCAGCAGTACATCCGTTAAGCTCCGATCCATATATCCTTCTGCCTGCCCCTCGTCCGCAAGTCGAACAAAAAACGACTGAAGCCTGTCCTCGCTGCCCTCCGGCAGCAATGGCAATGACGGCAGAGATGCCTCGGGAAGAATGGCTTTGACGTTGCGGGATTCCATCAGCATAATCGCTTTTACCTTCTCCGGATAGGGCCTATTGGATGCGAGGATTTCCTCGTACGCCACGATCTGCTCATTCACCCAAAATTCCAGCATGTCCGCGTGCAGCTGCTCTTTGGTGCCAAAATAATTATAGATCGTTGCCGGCGATACACCGGCTTTGTCCGCAATGTCCTGTACGCTGACTTTTGCGAAGCCATTACTAGCTATCAACTCGGCAGCCGCTTCATAAATATGCTGTTTCTTCATCTGAGTTCTTCGTTCAAAGCCGTTCATCTGATCCTTCACCCCTTACTAAGTGTAGCGAAAGATTTGTAGTAAATCAATTAAATTGCTACAAAAATATTGACATTAGAAATGAATGACAGCATACTAATATTGTAGTATTAATTTAGTTTCACTACAAAATTTGAGGAGGCGTTGTCATGAGCATAAATAAAGTTCGAATCCCTGCGTATCTGCATGAAATATTCGGCAGAGAGCAGAGCGTGATCGCCATCATTACCATTCTGACGTTCGGCACCGCATGTGCCGCAGTTTTGTTTTCGATCTACCCGTCCATCCATGAGGAGCTGCCGTTATGGCGGAGCCTCTTCGCTTATCTGCTCGTGTTCGACGTCTTATGCGGCTGCATAGCGAACTTCACCCGATCAACAAGCGATTATTACGCGGCACATCCGCGAAAACGTCTTTTGTTTATTTTCGTGCACGTTCATATCCTGCTTATTGCGGCATTGCTTGAAGCGCCTATGTTGGATTCCGTGCTCGTATGGCTGTATACTGCCGCTTGTGCATTGTTCATCAATGCTCAGAGAGGAAGCCGGCAATTGATGCTGGGAGGCGTGCTGCTGGCAACTGGACTTGTGTGGATTCCGATGCAGCAAGGGGGCGGGCCATTCATGACGATTGTTAGCCAGCTGTTCATGCTGAAGGTTGTATTCAGCTTCGCCGTGGATCATTATGGCGGACGTGATTTCGTTCATACCTCCGGAGACTGACGAATGAAAGCAGGGATGGACATGTTGAAGGAAAAC
This genomic window contains:
- a CDS encoding NarK family nitrate/nitrite MFS transporter translates to MKVVDLFKVKNESIKVLHLTMIAFFITFVTWFNMAPLATTMISDMGWLTKEHIAVLGLLNVALTVPARIIIGSLLDRFGPRKVFSILLVTMSIPTFVFAFGDGWAQLAISRLLLSSIGAGFVIGIRMVSEWFPPKSIGFAEGFYAGWGNFGSAFAAMTLPWVALTLIGGDNGWRYAIATTGLICLIYGFIYYALVKDTPENKAYFKPKKSSALEVSSWGDLVQLILWTIPLVSVLALLTWRIDKFDLLSASFSTIVYIVLGLVLVYQVIRILQVNVPILKKGVPEDDRYKFKNVAALNTTYFANFGAELAVVSMLPMFFQTTFSLSPTAAGLIASTFAFVNLFARPLGGYLSDRLKSRKQVMLVYMGGIVLGFLSMGLMTESFPLVAAVALTILTSMFVQGAEGSTFAIIPMIKKRVTGQIAGMAGAYGNVGALTYLTILTFVTPQQFFFVLAGGAVLSFLSCALLLEEPKNAHGDEYVLSSVDRALTQPSAASPSVIRDLPAASTK
- a CDS encoding TetR/AcrR family transcriptional regulator, translating into MKKQHIYEAAAELIASNGFAKVSVQDIADKAGVSPATIYNYFGTKEQLHADMLEFWVNEQIVAYEEILASNRPYPEKVKAIMLMESRNVKAILPEASLPSLPLLPEGSEDRLQSFFVRLADEGQAEGYMDRSLTDVLLLRYFRMYMSELRHISTSGSQAEQEAAVDQLLHLFFYGLMGQTAIKAADSDRG